One genomic window of Polyangium aurulentum includes the following:
- a CDS encoding lipoprotein, with the protein MTSSPFQRERSASPSVVSEVRSQAGLGFRGRARGRARLLPGFALLVVLAALAGFAGCGRTSPLDLEGGPSSGDGACGDATCDPEESCSSCVQDCGLCAGCGDGACAPSETCAGCALDCGVCQTCGNGACDGGETCASCALDCGACAGCGDGACGTGESCASCAIDCGLCGTCGNGACDASETCASCASDCGSCLSCGDGFCNASEDCLSCAPDCGACATCGDGACSPATETCFTCPADCGKCMGCGDGVCTGTETCASCQQDCGVCSVCPNGKCEAFETCSICPEDCGKCETKGCLEVVTCAFGCIDLSKEPPQFSITCVANCVSLGCADVQFFVDQVLTCAVSALPQCGGDFECIQTECGEELAACIGATCD; encoded by the coding sequence ATGACGAGCTCGCCGTTTCAGCGGGAGCGCTCGGCGTCCCCGTCGGTTGTTTCTGAGGTCCGCAGTCAGGCGGGGTTGGGCTTCAGGGGGCGTGCGCGTGGGCGCGCTCGGCTCCTTCCGGGCTTCGCGCTGCTCGTTGTGCTCGCCGCGCTGGCGGGCTTCGCGGGCTGTGGCCGCACGAGCCCGCTCGATCTCGAAGGCGGCCCGAGCTCGGGCGACGGCGCTTGCGGCGACGCGACGTGCGACCCCGAGGAGTCGTGCTCGAGCTGCGTGCAGGACTGCGGCCTGTGCGCTGGCTGCGGCGACGGCGCCTGCGCGCCGAGCGAGACGTGCGCCGGCTGCGCGCTCGATTGCGGCGTCTGTCAAACGTGCGGCAATGGCGCTTGCGATGGGGGCGAGACGTGCGCGAGCTGCGCCCTCGACTGCGGCGCGTGCGCGGGCTGCGGCGATGGCGCGTGCGGCACCGGGGAGAGCTGCGCGAGCTGCGCCATCGACTGCGGCCTCTGTGGGACCTGCGGCAACGGCGCGTGCGACGCGAGCGAGACGTGCGCCTCGTGCGCATCCGACTGCGGCTCCTGCCTGAGCTGTGGCGACGGCTTCTGCAACGCCTCCGAGGACTGCCTCTCCTGCGCGCCCGACTGCGGCGCGTGCGCCACGTGCGGCGACGGCGCCTGCAGCCCGGCCACCGAGACGTGCTTCACCTGCCCCGCCGACTGCGGCAAGTGCATGGGCTGCGGCGACGGCGTGTGCACCGGGACCGAGACGTGCGCCTCCTGCCAGCAGGACTGCGGCGTTTGCTCGGTGTGCCCGAACGGCAAGTGCGAGGCCTTCGAGACGTGCTCCATCTGCCCCGAGGACTGCGGCAAGTGCGAGACGAAGGGCTGCCTCGAGGTCGTCACCTGCGCCTTCGGCTGCATCGACCTGTCCAAGGAGCCGCCCCAGTTCAGCATCACCTGCGTGGCCAACTGCGTCTCGCTCGGCTGCGCCGATGTGCAGTTCTTCGTCGACCAGGTCCTCACCTGCGCCGTCAGCGCGCTGCCGCAGTGCGGTGGTGATTTCGAATGCATCCAGACCGAGTGCGGCGAGGAGCTGGCGGCCTGCATCGGCGCGACCTGCGATTGA
- a CDS encoding RNA polymerase sigma factor, giving the protein MAATPVPVDRTEIQPQEPVRSTRRSREIYADLPDAQLVALGAEGDVRALELLYRRHAPFAINLATRIEGSPRDVEDIVHDAFLRAFERLRDLTDRSAFRGWLGAIVVHAVRSRMRRGKLLNLLGLGRASEPVDLDALTSPDASPHVRAQLAQIYALLGTLPADDRIAWTLRAIEGHELEAVANLTRCSLATVKRRIARAQRFLDEHFVDPASKDEPDSQGLPT; this is encoded by the coding sequence GTGGCAGCCACGCCCGTCCCCGTGGATCGCACCGAGATCCAGCCCCAGGAGCCGGTCCGCTCGACGCGCCGCAGTCGAGAGATTTACGCCGACCTGCCCGACGCGCAGCTCGTTGCCCTCGGCGCCGAGGGCGACGTTCGCGCGCTCGAGCTCCTCTATAGAAGACACGCCCCCTTCGCGATCAACCTGGCGACCCGCATCGAGGGCTCGCCGCGCGACGTGGAGGACATCGTTCACGACGCCTTCCTGCGCGCGTTCGAGCGGCTGCGCGACCTGACGGACCGATCGGCCTTCCGCGGCTGGCTCGGCGCCATCGTCGTCCACGCCGTCCGCTCGCGCATGCGCCGCGGCAAGCTGCTCAACCTGCTCGGCCTCGGGCGCGCGAGCGAGCCGGTCGACCTCGACGCGCTCACGAGCCCCGACGCCTCTCCTCACGTGCGCGCGCAGCTCGCGCAGATCTACGCGCTGCTCGGCACCCTGCCCGCAGACGACCGCATCGCCTGGACGCTCCGCGCCATCGAGGGGCACGAGCTCGAAGCGGTCGCGAACCTCACCCGCTGCTCGCTCGCGACCGTCAAGCGGCGCATCGCGCGTGCCCAGCGCTTCCTCGACGAACATTTCGTCGATCCGGCCAGCAAGGACGAGCCGGATAGCCAAGGTTTGCCCACATGA
- a CDS encoding heme NO-binding domain-containing protein — MQGVILVGLRKFVRERLGDGIWRTVQEEAGVTDRVYLPVHAYPDEELIALVESVSRVTGMSTALVLESFGDYIVGDLLKVYSSVLDPSWKMLDILTHCDEIMARANRRHYSGTPVMPVKARLGSGGDVVLIYSSPLRLCALLKGVVRGLGSHLEQPVVLEEICCAQAGANACEIAVRLERAPKDAELRAKSLRRRLTPAVPVAAVKSAMLGQRSEPPPPSSRGESSGWRARAVAGETSMTPPASGVISIRSSEMAGDALQDAKRRR; from the coding sequence GTGCAGGGCGTCATTCTCGTAGGGCTACGCAAATTCGTTCGCGAGCGTCTCGGCGACGGGATCTGGCGTACGGTCCAGGAAGAGGCGGGCGTCACCGACCGCGTGTACCTGCCTGTGCATGCCTATCCGGACGAGGAGCTCATCGCCCTCGTGGAGAGCGTCTCGCGCGTGACGGGCATGTCGACCGCGCTCGTCCTCGAGAGCTTCGGCGATTACATCGTCGGCGACCTGCTCAAGGTGTATTCGAGCGTGCTGGATCCGAGCTGGAAGATGCTCGACATCCTGACCCATTGCGACGAGATCATGGCGCGCGCCAACCGGCGTCATTACAGCGGGACGCCCGTCATGCCCGTCAAGGCCCGCCTGGGATCGGGCGGCGACGTGGTGCTGATCTATTCGTCGCCTCTGCGCTTGTGCGCGCTCCTGAAGGGCGTCGTCCGCGGCCTCGGGTCGCACCTCGAGCAGCCGGTCGTGCTCGAAGAGATCTGCTGCGCCCAGGCGGGCGCGAACGCGTGCGAGATTGCGGTGCGGCTCGAGCGCGCGCCGAAAGACGCCGAGCTCCGCGCAAAGTCGCTGCGGAGAAGGCTGACGCCAGCCGTGCCCGTCGCGGCCGTGAAGAGCGCGATGCTCGGACAGCGCTCGGAGCCGCCTCCGCCCTCGTCGCGTGGCGAGTCCTCGGGATGGCGCGCGCGCGCTGTCGCGGGCGAGACGAGCATGACACCCCCCGCGAGCGGCGTGATCTCGATCCGCTCCTCGGAGATGGCCGGCGACGCTCTGCAAGACGCGAAGCGACGGCGCTAG
- a CDS encoding FecR domain-containing protein, whose amino-acid sequence MNRRAIPPIRPSDLRDHADEARIDRIWDRLERDLPGRERSHSRATSLFVALAAATVSAFAAGVWIGSHTSDDGSATAIRAVQPESSAPTDVLAAGTRERVYPLPGGGTLTLAPGSTVEIDHLDASAITLRLVRGEASLDTTGSGRSAAMIAEDARVEARDGSVVSIRRNESDIDVRVASGSARLFSPAGSRELSSGERVEAVPMRSHAPISRADDDGDPRPRPTAALPRNITPLPLPLPLPTETPSVTVAAPDWRARYNAGELAQALDLLRQQPGGIDGAITSARSAAELAAISDIARVKGGGEPAAALKALTQLVERFPSDPYAEIAAYTLGGMYEKMGQADQSQKYFERARNLKGVLAEDALCKQIRAEHRAGRKDEASRMSREYVNKYPDGRCKEDVDRILSGEEPAAEEPQHEASPDAGDASAP is encoded by the coding sequence ATGAATCGCCGCGCCATCCCTCCCATCCGACCGAGCGATCTGCGCGATCACGCCGACGAGGCGCGCATCGATCGCATCTGGGATCGGCTCGAGCGCGACCTGCCCGGCCGCGAGCGCTCGCACTCCCGCGCGACGAGCCTGTTCGTCGCCCTCGCCGCCGCCACGGTCTCGGCCTTCGCCGCCGGCGTCTGGATCGGATCGCACACGAGCGACGACGGCAGCGCCACGGCCATCCGCGCCGTGCAGCCCGAGAGCAGCGCTCCCACCGATGTGCTCGCAGCCGGCACGCGCGAGCGCGTTTATCCCCTCCCCGGCGGCGGCACGCTCACCCTCGCGCCCGGCTCGACCGTCGAGATCGACCACCTCGACGCCAGCGCCATCACCCTGCGCCTCGTGCGCGGCGAGGCGTCTCTCGACACGACCGGCTCCGGACGCAGCGCCGCGATGATCGCCGAGGACGCGCGCGTCGAGGCCCGCGACGGCAGCGTCGTGTCCATCCGGCGAAACGAGTCGGACATCGACGTGCGCGTGGCGAGCGGATCGGCGCGGCTCTTCTCACCCGCTGGCTCGCGCGAGCTCTCGAGCGGCGAGCGCGTCGAGGCCGTCCCCATGCGCTCGCACGCGCCGATCTCCCGCGCCGACGACGACGGCGATCCGAGGCCGCGCCCCACGGCGGCCCTGCCGCGCAACATCACGCCCCTGCCCTTGCCCCTGCCCCTGCCGACGGAGACCCCGAGCGTCACCGTCGCCGCGCCCGACTGGCGCGCACGCTACAACGCTGGCGAGCTGGCACAGGCGCTCGATCTGCTCCGACAGCAGCCGGGCGGCATCGACGGCGCCATCACCTCGGCCCGCAGCGCGGCCGAGCTCGCGGCCATCAGCGACATCGCGCGCGTCAAGGGCGGCGGCGAGCCTGCGGCCGCGCTCAAGGCTCTCACCCAGCTCGTGGAGCGCTTCCCGAGCGACCCTTACGCCGAGATCGCGGCCTACACCCTCGGCGGCATGTACGAGAAAATGGGCCAGGCCGACCAGTCCCAGAAGTATTTCGAGCGGGCGAGGAACCTCAAGGGTGTGCTCGCGGAGGACGCCCTTTGCAAGCAGATCCGCGCCGAGCACAGGGCAGGTCGGAAGGATGAGGCGTCGCGCATGAGCCGGGAGTATGTGAACAAGTACCCCGATGGCCGGTGCAAGGAGGACGTCGATCGCATTCTCTCCGGCGAGGAGCCCGCTGCCGAGGAGCCCCAGCACGAAGCGTCCCCCGACGCCGGAGACGCCTCCGCTCCGTAA
- a CDS encoding tetratricopeptide repeat protein translates to MAENDERRDDPGNDGTAPTKTRKPMLSVDTGWEEPEKAKPSPPPAPTRTGPGTTALPGKVVPAAAPTNLPRPAPAPAQRPAAASPPGLPVSPVAAPPVPGTPVPAAAAPPLPRPMPPPLRRPATVAPPAAQPASPPAAFTAAQPEPKAAKPAPEPAPSPEPTTPTGELSWRAQRLSSTDPVAAARALVERGLLEERTSHDRAAARHAYAAARALTRPIGPALARFRRLLDPTERAEAIGVIDDELAVAETDAERADLLAERARFSAALGRLPDARTAYGKSLELVPRHPLALRGLESVLRRELDRGGKNKELAEALADHLELMAQSVAPEPGSRDGDARLAAWLHVERASVLDEALGEPELAASALDRAVAFEPVPGPVRSALTRHHIRHDDPRTLCASLSVEAEHEVDDDRASRLLYTAARIHAERLREPAEAISLLQRAAARAPSGTPTSRRILADLARLLEQEGALEQAAIVRKRELATLSGPEAIAHAHVRLSEIYDALGQAEEAAGHAEQALLHDPSDESTRERLDRALQRLGRHERRVEVWAAEGNADRPIDVRVAALMRAADIAGRHLRKNDDAIAFLKAAWVVRPGDDAVFDALSALLAPPARDLETDGRGVRARIDLYVQTAGAAREPARKVALLEKLAGIWEDELGQPERAAEVLEQILAIEPKRRTAILAMQRNAQRAGDYRRLAGALVAEADLTDDVALRRRLLLRAADVTGERMGDRDRALELVDRALSLDAVDPDALRARFRLLVRAGRYEDAKAALMSLIGREPASSFGLWIEVARFDEQRLKRPADAVRAYEEAARLRPQHPMPAAEIARLLRATGDHRRLTASLLKLAETAPGPAQRAHFLFQAAEVQELLLGEDQAALQTLVQADALSSEGAFDPAVLESMERILVRRRDNDKLVELYAGWLARHPPAAVDYSLRIAFAEVLCHEDRREAASLLESLVGVVPNHVPALRMLEHLHRSANAAALADALSGQAASTSSIVARTGALEQLVTLEERMSSDALLDALGRVVSERPENGGAHDAIIRIAGRVVQEGAAAGTTNPAVTALLLASIKAKKELTREPIARAFYQIEEAMLIEARCAGEAQLMRASLTGYRDALALWPDSMLAARGLDRLSDALGDWASLITAQRALARLVDSAPRRAVHLVRAAQLLSDEPGRMAEAVELHEQALREDPNCEPAARALARALAPDAGRLVDRLGAALERATIPSVIALLGTEIGRAVLRHHEAGGGSPDPSVGIAAMRRTLAEVPEDVPSIMLIARLYSAQRLFAEARDAWQRIVTIAMSPEARTTAHFELATIFEGPLADLPRAEASIQAVLAGEPTNSRALERLYQIAVKKGDRTLAVHALGRLADAAPDARARVEVDLRIAELQREAGDRAGMVRSLCDAVAHGPTDGRPWAALARLYRVETPEGAAAYAQALQQVLEIAAARRLPVEPRWLTTLGLLEITVLVRTREGLAHLQQAVTLPGAPPEAKAAFGRGLDAAGRNTEAVQVLRDVIATDIDTLAKAGELSAALAALESALAKDGRAEERLTVEEARGCLGDVKPERIARLRDRKVPLDVPRLGVFAGQELDRLIVPEAQSPMLLVASAIAPIAAKALRFELSSLGIASRDRVSPRDNHPTQKLAERIAKALGIESFELYLSANWQGSVRVYPGDPPAIVGAPSFAELPEPEQAFALARLLVRIALGPAWLDELPLDAADGLLIASLRSVDPVFGAGILAPAREQSVQAFAASVQRAIGRRQRKLIEEILPRAAPGYDVRTLVAGVRRTEIRIAYLLSGDLLAAIDHLCRIDRDVARAAEDPRTVIAHPVTGDLIRFALSAGAYAERRRAGTVWTAA, encoded by the coding sequence GTGGCCGAAAACGACGAGCGCCGCGACGATCCAGGCAACGACGGCACTGCCCCCACCAAGACGCGAAAGCCGATGCTCTCCGTCGACACAGGGTGGGAGGAGCCCGAGAAAGCAAAGCCGAGCCCGCCTCCTGCGCCAACGCGCACGGGCCCAGGCACGACAGCGCTCCCAGGCAAGGTGGTGCCGGCAGCGGCTCCAACGAACTTGCCGCGCCCCGCACCTGCGCCTGCGCAACGCCCCGCCGCAGCTTCACCGCCGGGTTTGCCCGTGTCGCCCGTCGCCGCGCCTCCGGTGCCCGGAACGCCGGTGCCGGCCGCTGCCGCGCCGCCGCTGCCGCGCCCCATGCCGCCGCCGCTGCGCCGCCCCGCCACCGTCGCGCCGCCCGCCGCGCAGCCGGCATCGCCCCCCGCCGCATTCACGGCCGCGCAACCCGAGCCGAAGGCCGCGAAACCAGCGCCCGAGCCGGCGCCGAGCCCCGAGCCGACGACGCCCACGGGCGAGCTGTCATGGCGCGCTCAGCGGCTGTCGAGCACCGATCCCGTCGCGGCAGCGCGCGCGCTCGTCGAGCGAGGCTTGCTCGAGGAGCGCACGTCGCACGATCGAGCCGCGGCGCGACACGCATACGCCGCAGCCCGCGCGCTCACGCGCCCGATCGGACCCGCGCTCGCGCGCTTCAGGCGCCTGCTCGATCCGACCGAACGCGCCGAGGCCATCGGCGTCATCGACGACGAGCTCGCGGTCGCCGAGACCGACGCGGAGCGGGCCGATCTGCTCGCCGAACGCGCGCGGTTCTCGGCCGCCCTCGGGCGCCTCCCCGACGCGCGCACGGCCTACGGCAAGAGCCTCGAGCTGGTCCCACGTCACCCGCTCGCGCTGCGCGGGCTCGAGTCCGTCCTGCGCCGCGAGCTCGATCGAGGCGGCAAGAACAAGGAGCTCGCCGAGGCGCTCGCCGACCACCTCGAGCTCATGGCGCAATCCGTCGCTCCCGAGCCGGGCAGCCGCGATGGAGACGCGCGCCTCGCGGCATGGTTGCACGTCGAGCGCGCGAGCGTCCTCGATGAGGCCCTCGGCGAGCCCGAGCTGGCCGCCTCCGCCCTCGATCGCGCGGTCGCGTTCGAGCCCGTGCCCGGCCCGGTGCGCAGCGCGCTCACGCGGCATCACATCCGGCACGACGATCCGCGCACGCTCTGCGCCTCTCTCTCCGTCGAGGCCGAGCACGAGGTCGACGACGACCGCGCCTCGCGCCTGCTCTACACGGCCGCGCGCATCCACGCCGAGCGTCTGCGCGAGCCGGCCGAGGCCATTTCCCTGCTTCAGCGAGCCGCGGCGCGCGCGCCCTCGGGCACGCCCACCTCGCGGCGCATCCTCGCCGATCTCGCGCGCCTGCTCGAGCAGGAGGGCGCGCTCGAGCAAGCGGCCATCGTGCGCAAGCGCGAGCTCGCGACGCTGTCCGGTCCAGAGGCGATCGCGCACGCGCACGTTCGCCTTTCGGAGATCTACGACGCGCTCGGTCAGGCCGAGGAGGCCGCCGGCCACGCCGAGCAGGCGCTGCTGCACGATCCTTCCGACGAGTCGACGCGCGAGCGCCTCGACCGCGCCTTGCAGCGCCTCGGCCGGCACGAGCGGCGCGTCGAGGTCTGGGCTGCCGAGGGCAACGCGGATCGCCCCATCGACGTGCGCGTGGCCGCGCTCATGCGCGCCGCCGACATCGCGGGGCGGCATCTGCGCAAGAACGACGACGCCATCGCCTTCCTCAAGGCCGCCTGGGTCGTGCGGCCCGGAGACGATGCGGTCTTCGACGCCCTCTCGGCCCTGCTCGCGCCTCCCGCGCGTGATCTGGAGACCGACGGGCGCGGCGTGCGTGCGCGCATCGATCTGTACGTTCAGACGGCGGGGGCCGCGCGCGAGCCTGCGCGCAAGGTGGCGCTGCTCGAGAAGCTCGCGGGCATCTGGGAAGACGAGCTCGGCCAGCCCGAGCGCGCGGCGGAGGTGCTCGAGCAGATCCTCGCGATCGAGCCGAAGCGCCGCACCGCGATCCTCGCCATGCAGCGCAACGCGCAGAGGGCCGGTGACTACCGGCGCCTCGCGGGCGCGCTCGTGGCCGAGGCCGATCTCACCGACGACGTGGCCCTGCGGCGGAGGCTCCTCCTGCGCGCCGCGGACGTGACCGGCGAGCGCATGGGCGATCGCGATCGCGCGCTCGAGCTGGTGGATCGGGCGCTTTCGCTCGACGCCGTGGACCCCGACGCGCTGCGCGCGCGCTTCCGCCTGCTCGTGCGCGCGGGGCGCTACGAGGACGCGAAGGCGGCGCTGATGAGCCTCATCGGCCGCGAGCCGGCGAGCTCGTTCGGGCTTTGGATCGAGGTCGCGCGCTTCGACGAGCAGCGCCTCAAGCGGCCCGCAGACGCGGTGCGCGCGTACGAGGAAGCGGCGCGGCTGCGTCCTCAGCACCCGATGCCCGCGGCCGAGATTGCGCGTCTTCTGCGCGCCACCGGCGATCATCGCAGGCTGACCGCATCGCTGCTCAAGCTCGCGGAGACGGCGCCAGGGCCGGCGCAGCGCGCGCACTTCCTGTTCCAGGCCGCCGAAGTGCAGGAGCTGCTCCTCGGCGAGGACCAGGCCGCGCTCCAGACCCTCGTCCAGGCAGACGCGCTCTCGTCCGAGGGCGCCTTCGACCCGGCCGTGCTCGAGTCGATGGAGCGGATCCTCGTGCGGCGCCGCGACAACGACAAGCTCGTCGAGCTGTACGCGGGCTGGCTCGCGCGGCACCCGCCGGCGGCCGTCGACTACAGCCTCCGCATCGCGTTCGCCGAGGTGCTCTGCCACGAAGATCGACGCGAGGCGGCGTCGTTGCTCGAGTCGCTCGTCGGCGTGGTCCCGAACCACGTCCCCGCGCTGCGCATGCTCGAGCACCTGCACCGCAGCGCGAACGCCGCTGCGCTCGCGGACGCGCTGAGCGGACAGGCCGCGTCCACCAGCTCGATCGTCGCCCGCACGGGCGCGCTCGAACAGCTCGTCACGCTTGAGGAGCGCATGTCGAGCGACGCGCTGCTCGATGCGCTCGGCCGCGTCGTCTCCGAGCGTCCCGAGAACGGCGGCGCGCACGACGCGATCATCCGCATCGCGGGCCGGGTGGTGCAGGAGGGGGCCGCGGCAGGGACCACGAACCCCGCCGTCACGGCGCTCCTGCTCGCGTCGATCAAGGCGAAGAAGGAGCTCACGCGCGAGCCCATCGCGCGCGCCTTCTACCAGATCGAGGAGGCCATGCTGATCGAGGCGCGCTGCGCAGGCGAAGCCCAGCTCATGCGCGCCTCGCTCACCGGCTACCGGGACGCGCTCGCGCTTTGGCCCGACAGCATGCTCGCCGCGCGCGGCCTCGATCGGCTCTCGGATGCGCTCGGTGACTGGGCCTCGCTCATCACGGCGCAGCGGGCGCTCGCCCGTCTCGTCGACAGCGCTCCGCGTCGCGCCGTTCACCTCGTGCGCGCCGCCCAGCTCCTCAGCGACGAGCCCGGGCGCATGGCCGAGGCCGTCGAGCTGCACGAGCAGGCGTTGCGCGAGGATCCGAACTGCGAGCCCGCCGCGCGCGCCCTCGCTCGCGCCCTCGCGCCCGATGCGGGGCGGCTCGTCGATCGCCTCGGTGCGGCCCTCGAGCGCGCCACGATCCCGAGCGTCATCGCGCTGCTCGGCACCGAGATCGGTCGCGCGGTGCTGCGCCACCACGAGGCGGGCGGCGGTTCGCCCGATCCGAGCGTCGGCATCGCCGCCATGCGTCGCACGCTCGCCGAGGTGCCCGAGGACGTCCCCTCGATCATGCTGATCGCGCGCCTGTACTCCGCGCAGCGCCTCTTCGCCGAGGCGCGCGACGCGTGGCAGCGGATCGTCACCATCGCCATGTCGCCCGAGGCGCGCACCACCGCGCACTTCGAGCTCGCCACGATCTTCGAGGGGCCGCTCGCCGATCTGCCGCGCGCGGAGGCCTCGATCCAGGCCGTGCTCGCCGGAGAGCCCACGAACAGCCGCGCCCTCGAGCGCCTCTACCAGATCGCCGTGAAGAAAGGCGATCGCACGCTCGCCGTGCACGCGCTCGGCCGCCTCGCCGACGCCGCGCCGGACGCGCGCGCGCGTGTCGAGGTCGACCTGCGCATCGCCGAGCTGCAAAGGGAGGCGGGCGATCGGGCGGGGATGGTGCGCTCGCTCTGCGACGCGGTCGCGCACGGTCCCACCGATGGACGCCCCTGGGCGGCCCTCGCGCGCCTCTACCGCGTCGAGACCCCCGAGGGCGCCGCGGCCTACGCGCAGGCGCTGCAGCAGGTCCTCGAGATCGCCGCTGCGCGCCGCCTGCCCGTCGAGCCGCGCTGGCTCACCACGCTCGGGCTGCTCGAGATCACCGTCCTCGTGCGCACGCGCGAGGGCCTCGCGCACCTGCAGCAGGCCGTCACGCTTCCGGGCGCTCCGCCCGAGGCCAAGGCGGCCTTTGGTCGCGGCCTCGACGCGGCGGGTCGCAATACCGAGGCCGTTCAGGTGCTGCGCGACGTGATCGCAACCGACATCGACACCCTCGCCAAGGCCGGCGAGCTGTCGGCGGCGCTCGCAGCGCTCGAGTCGGCGCTCGCGAAGGACGGGCGCGCCGAGGAGCGGCTCACCGTCGAGGAGGCGCGCGGCTGCCTCGGCGACGTCAAACCCGAGCGCATCGCTCGCCTGCGCGATCGCAAGGTCCCCCTCGACGTGCCGCGCCTCGGCGTCTTCGCGGGGCAGGAGCTCGACAGGCTCATCGTCCCCGAGGCCCAGAGCCCGATGCTGCTCGTCGCCTCGGCCATCGCGCCCATCGCGGCCAAGGCGCTGCGCTTCGAGCTGTCGAGCCTCGGCATCGCCTCGCGCGACCGCGTGAGCCCGCGCGACAACCACCCGACGCAGAAGCTCGCCGAGCGCATCGCCAAGGCCCTCGGCATCGAGTCGTTCGAGCTTTACCTCTCGGCCAACTGGCAGGGATCGGTGCGCGTCTACCCGGGCGATCCGCCGGCGATCGTCGGTGCACCTTCGTTCGCGGAGCTGCCCGAGCCCGAGCAGGCGTTTGCCCTGGCCCGGCTGCTCGTGCGCATCGCGCTCGGTCCGGCCTGGCTCGACGAGTTGCCGCTCGATGCGGCCGACGGGCTTCTCATCGCCTCGCTGCGTTCGGTCGATCCCGTGTTCGGTGCGGGCATCCTCGCGCCCGCGCGCGAGCAATCCGTGCAGGCGTTCGCGGCCTCCGTGCAGCGGGCCATCGGGCGCCGTCAGCGCAAGTTGATCGAGGAGATCTTGCCGCGCGCGGCGCCGGGATACGACGTGCGCACGCTCGTCGCGGGCGTGCGTCGGACCGAGATACGCATCGCGTATCTGCTCTCGGGCGATCTGCTCGCCGCGATCGATCACCTCTGCCGGATCGATCGCGACGTCGCGCGCGCGGCCGAGGATCCGCGCACGGTCATCGCGCACCCGGTCACGGGCGATCTCATCCGCTTCGCGCTGAGCGCCGGGGCGTACGCAGAGCGCAGGCGCGCGGGCACGGTCTGGACGGCGGCGTAG